A genomic stretch from Helianthus annuus cultivar XRQ/B chromosome 1, HanXRQr2.0-SUNRISE, whole genome shotgun sequence includes:
- the LOC110882857 gene encoding putative F-box protein At1g32420 encodes MSDHIPFEIQVEIIKRLPIRSLIRVRSVSKAWKCVIESSDFIAEYTVHNHDQPQHLLIKYHNVYGEETYDSIVEDDTFPQNKVSLAVPLSVDLLWNSYVVGASCGLVCLFGFYRYDDDAEYPPGEATAVLWNPSIRKSVAIPVPDVDGYDEATFGFGVCPATSDPKIVKITERKMKDVACSSRWQVKVFSLSSGVWRNSFGNLSDSLADFMGPRSQVTIRGFFYWFGVGDAIGGDTGFCFLISFDLTSEEFREIYLPNELAFHDPTGLHVFNLCDCLAVLQEWLIDDIIEVWMMENGDSKSFTKVFTIDKPSYCLSRPLEFRWNGELMMRMENNAGEFEVLIDYDPFSEHINDLGIESQCHTLAVTSYTESLILINQLDTVVDDEDDEEVSVEQGRRV; translated from the coding sequence ATGTCTGATCACATACCTTTCGAGATTCAAGTGGAAATCATCAAAAGGCTTCCTATAAGATCATTGATTCGGGTCAGATCTGTTTCAAAAGCATGGAAATGTGTTATCGAGTCTTCTGATTTCATTGCTGAGTACACCGTCCATAACCATGATCAACCGCAACATTTGCTTATAAAGTACCACAATGTGTACGGTGAGGAAACATATGATTCGATTGTAGAGGATGATACGTTCCCTCAAAACAAGGTTTCTCTTGCTGTTCCTTTGTCGGTTGACCTACTTTGGAATTCATATGTCGTCGGTGCCTCTTGTGGATTGGTTTGCTTGTTCGGTTTTTATCGGTATGACGATGATGCTGAATATCCTCCTGGAGAGGCGACGGCTGTTCTTTGGAATCCTTCGATTAGAAAATCAGTTGCTATCCCTGTACCTGATGTGGATGGATATGATGAAGCGACTTTTGGTTTTGGGGTTTGCCCTGCAACTAGTGACCCTAAGATTGTAAAGATTACCGAAAGGAAGATGAAAGATGTAGCTTGTAGCAGCCGTTGGCAGGTTAAGGTTTTTAGTTTAAGCTCTGGGGTTTGGAGAAACTCATTTGGTAATCTGTCTGATAGCTTAGCTGATTTCATGGGGCCTCGCTCCCAGGTAACCATACGTGGTTTTTTTTACTGGTTTGGTGTTGGAGACGCCATTGGTGGTGATACTGGATTTTGTTTTCTTATTTCATTTGATTTGACAAGTGAAGAATTTAGAGAGATATACCTCCCTAATGAGTTAGCATTTCATGATCCAACGGGGTTGCATGTATTCAACCTTTGTGATTGTCTTGCTGTGCTTCAGGAGTGGTTAATAGACGATATAATTGAAGTGTGGATGATGGAAAATGGTGATTCAAAATCGTTTACAAAGGTTTTCACCATTGACAAACCATCATATTGTTTAAGTCGGCCATTGGAATTTAGGTGGAACGGTGAACTTATGATGAGAATGGAAAATAACGCTGGAGAGTTTGAAGTGCTTATAGATTATGACCCCTTCTCAGAACACATCAATGATCTTGGGATTGAAAGCCAATGTCACACATTAGCCGTGACCTCGTACACAGAATCTTTAATTCTGATTAATCAGTTAGATACAGTAGTTGATGAcgaggatgatgaagaggtgaGCGTTGAGCAAGGAAGAAGGGTATAG
- the LOC110882875 gene encoding F-box protein At5g10340 codes for MSDHIPFEIQMEIIKRLPIRSLIRARSVSKAWKCVIESSDFIAEYTVHNHDQPQHLLIKYYNVYGEETYDSIVEDDTFPQNKVSLAVPLSVDLLWNSYVVGASCGLVCLFGFYRYDDDAEYPPGEATAVLWNPSIRKSVAIPVPDVDGYDEPIFGFGVCPATSDPKIVKITERKMKDVACSSRWQVKVFSLSSGVWRNSFGNLSDSLADFMGPRSQVTIRGFYYWFGVGDAIGSDTGFCFLISFDLTSEEFREIYLPNELAFHDSTGLHVFNLCDSLAVLQEWLMDDIIEVWMMENGDSKSFTKVFTIDKPSYCLSRPLEFRWNGELMMRMENNTGDFEGLIAYDPFSEHINDLGIESQCHTLAVTSYTESLILINQLDTVVDDEDDEEVSVEQGRKI; via the coding sequence ATGTCTGATCACATACCTTTCGAGATTCAAATGGAAATCATCAAAAGGCTTCCTATAAGATCATTGATTCGGGCCAGATCTGTTTCAAAAGCATGGAAATGTGTTATCGAGTCTTCTGATTTCATTGCTGAGTACACCGTCCATAACCATGATCAACCGCAACATTTGCTTATAAAGTACTACAATGTGTACGGTGAGGAAACATATGATTCGATTGTAGAGGATGATACGTTCCCTCAAAACAAGGTTTCTCTTGCTGTTCCTTTGTCGGTTGACCTACTTTGGAATTCATATGTCGTCGGTGCCTCTTGTGGATTGGTTTGCTTGTTCGGTTTTTATCGGTATGACGATGATGCTGAATATCCTCCTGGAGAGGCGACGGCTGTTCTTTGGAATCCTTCGATTAGAAAATCAGTTGCTATCCCTGTACCTGATGTGGATGGATATGATGAACCGATTTTTGGTTTTGGGGTTTGCCCTGCAACTAGTGACCCTAAGATTGTAAAGATTACCGAAAGGAAGATGAAAGATGTAGCTTGTAGCAGCCGTTGGCAGGTTAAGGTTTTTAGTTTAAGCTCTGGGGTTTGGAGAAACTCATTTGGTAATCTGTCTGATAGCCTAGCTGATTTCATGGGGCCTCGCTCTCAGGTAACCATACGTGGTTTTTATTACTGGTTTGGTGTTGGAGACGCCATTGGTAGTGATACTGGATTTTGTTTTCTTATTTCATTTGATTTGACAAGTGAAGAATTTAGAGAGATATACCTCCCTAATGAGTTAGCATTCCATGATTCAACGGGGTTGCATGTATTCAACCTTTGTGATTCTCTTGCCGTGCTTCAGGAGTGGTTAATGGACGATATAATTGAAGTGTGGATGATGGAAAATGGCGATTCAAAATCGTTTACAAAGGTTTTCACCATTGACAAACCATCATATTGTTTAAGTCGGCCATTGGAATTTAGGTGGAACGGTGAACTTATGATGAGAATGGAAAATAACACTGGAGATTTTGAAGGGCTTATAGCTTATGACCCCTTCTCAGAACACATCAATGATCTTGGGATTGAAAGCCAATGTCATACATTAGCCGTGACCTCGTACACAGAATCTTTAATTCTGATTAATCAGTTAGATACGGTAGTTGATGAcgaggatgatgaagaggttaGTGTTGAGCAAGGAAGAAAGATATAG